A window of Chryseobacterium sp. IHB B 17019 genomic DNA:
ATCCGCCAGCTGCTCTTCATCATAATCGTTGATTACTCTTTTGGCATCAAGGCTTTGCATCACATTCATTCTCATGTCCAGCGGTGCATTGCTTCTTGTGGAGAAACCTCTTTCCGCTTCATCAAACTGGTGAGATGAAACACCAAGATCAGCCAAAATGCCGTCCACTTGAGAAACTCCGTACATCAATAAAGAATTTTCCAGAAACCTGAAATTCTGATTGATTAATGTAAATCTCGGGTCATCAATTGTATTTTTAAGAGCATCTAAATCCTGGTCAAAACCAAACAGTCTTCCTTTATCCGAAAGCCTGCTTAATATTTCTCTTGAATGGCCACCGCCACCAAAAGTACAGTCCACGTATGTTCCGTCTGGATTCGTCACCAAATCATCAACACTTTGCTTCAACAAAACGGGGTTATGATACATGTTTAAGTTGTGTTTTTTCTCGCTTTTTATTTAATTTAATAATCAGCGCGGTTATTCTTCATCGAAAGAGCCCATTACATCTTCGGCAAGGCTGGCAAAATCTATTTCATTGGTGGAAATTACTTTCTCGTAAGCTTCTTTATCCCAAATCTCAAATAATTCTCCTGCGCTTGTGATCACAATATCCTTCTGAAGATTTGCGAAATGCATCAGGTCTTTTGAAATCTGCAATCTTCCCGCATTATCCAATTCTACAGTTTTTACTCCTGCCGTAAACATTCTAATGAAATCAGCATTCTTTTTAATGAATCTGTTTAGTTTATTAATTTTGCCCATCATTTTATCCCAGGCATTCATGGGGTAAACCTCCAGGCAAGGTTGGAACACGGATCTCTTGACTACAAAAGCCTTATCGTCAAAGTCTTCCATCTGTTTGATCAAAGAGGAAGGAACTTTCAATCGGCCTTTATCGTCGATTTTACACTCGTATGTTCCAATGAAACTTTTCATTTGGGACAAATTTATATAATAATTTCTAAAAATTCCCACTTTTGCCCACTTTTTGCCTTAATGTTAATAAGTTTTATCAATAATTGAACTTAATAGCTATAACAAATTGATATAAAGCTTATTATGAAATGTGTTATTTGGCCCATAGCAAAGTGGCATTCAAAAAAGTGAAGAAAAAGCAGTTTGGTATATTATTTTTATTTTAAATTAGGGTAATCAAAATATTTTTGAGGTTTAATTTGTATTTTTGCAAGGCTTTATTAAGGCATTATATGATATTTAGTACAAAAAAAGAAAAGAAATATACCTTTGTTGAGGCGGGAGAGGGACATCCATTGGTGCTGTTGCACGGGTTAATGGGTGGTTTGAGTAATTTCGATAAAATGGTAGATTTTTTTTCAGACAGAGGATTCAAAGTATATGTTCCTCAGTTGCCAATCTACGATTTGCCGGTACTCAATACTAATCTTACGACTCTT
This region includes:
- the mraZ gene encoding division/cell wall cluster transcriptional repressor MraZ, which translates into the protein MKSFIGTYECKIDDKGRLKVPSSLIKQMEDFDDKAFVVKRSVFQPCLEVYPMNAWDKMMGKINKLNRFIKKNADFIRMFTAGVKTVELDNAGRLQISKDLMHFANLQKDIVITSAGELFEIWDKEAYEKVISTNEIDFASLAEDVMGSFDEE